One stretch of Brettanomyces nanus chromosome 4, complete sequence DNA includes these proteins:
- a CDS encoding uncharacterized protein (BUSCO:EOG09341TGO), with the protein MPSPILLHEDYISEPNYEAGDSESAHLSEPTIKRKTSRISIVAHGLIPVDLLTKASPTASINMDNVQDVAFSNRESSESMASRSANSSSLSASVTPHIRLHDEADGNEINTMSLDKSTDGPDSFLSNGSLSRVLSPLVNDTRSNYNMAAPSIFSEGIDSRDGSANVLDQSSLADLGFKIENTDTSSDEELFFSRRKHFFILSCAGKPIYSMHGSEDIITVYAGLIQTIISFFEYGSDGFSETLKSVVADGPQKGQQIRFLFLNKSPILLMACSTLGESDTQLNQQLDFLYNFLLATLSKPHIDKVFQRRENFDLRNVLGKTDIACLDAICNDLANFNNSGLILGGLECLRLHKTTRNKIDDILLKNKTESLLYGLLVAPGGRLVSVLRPKRHTLHTSDMQLLFSMIFNTNTFKSSVSGIDRTDDGISNGNSTENLTLSHNEDFWVPVCLPKFNPNGFLYAFIQFVELKDERLMKLHDLNLGILDEAEEQDVPTQLTIIMISASKETFFEMRKASNIIVQDLKLSRAVYRELYKSIVGTQGADGSTGLPSGRVSPIDIPAPLVKHFVFKSKRYTQYVYSRLQGNKEELKLEDNKQLKGQLMMIYAYLQSKRSSSVRIGGANIGLNDDAQEDSAIDFLRENYMDMIKWKAGTDFLTGILITTPAYEVFLINNGGIVNKKIIVDSCKRIIRWCRRNEGRLFIKSGAVF; encoded by the coding sequence ATGCCTTCTCCGATATTGCTTCACGAAGATTATATCTCCGAGCCTAACTACGAGGCCGGTGACAGTGAATCGGCACATCTTTCTGAACCCACtataaaaagaaaaacgTCAAGAATATCTATAGTGGCACATGGTTTGATTCCGGTTGACCTTCTTACAAAAGCCAGTCCCACAGCAAGCATTAACATGGATAATGTTCAAGATGTCGCATTTTCAAACCGAGAATCATCTGAAAGTATGGCCAGCAGATCTGCCAATTCGTCTTCATTAAGTGCATCTGTGACCCCGCATATTCGGCTTCACGATGAGGCTGATGGCAATGAAATCAATACTATGAGTCTCGATAAGAGTACTGATGGCCCGGACAGCTTTCTTAGTAATGGTAGTCTTAGTCGTGTCCTTTCTCCACTGGTAAATGATACTCGTTCGAACTACAATATGGCTGCTCCCAGCATATTCAGTGAAGGAATTGATAGCAGAGACGGCAGTGCCAATGTATTAGATCAGTCATCGTTAGCCGACTTAGGCTTTAAGATTGAGAACACTGACACTAGcagtgatgaagaattgttcttttccaGACGAAAGCActttttcattctctccTGCGCTGGTAAACCAATATATTCTATGCACGGATCTGAAGACATCATTACTGTGTATGCAGGCCTCATTCAGACGATTATTTCATTCTTTGAGTATGGATCTGATGGTTTCTCTGAAACTTTGAAGTCTGTAGTTGCTGATGGTCCTCAAAAAGGCCAGCAGATcagatttcttttcctcaaTAAATCTCCTATCCTACTCATGGCATGTTCCACTCTGGGTGAATCTGATACTCAGCTTAATCAGCAGTTGGACTTTCTCTACAATTTTCTACTCGCCACTTTAAGCAAGCCGCATATTGATAAAGTGTTTCAGAGACGAGAGAATTTTGATCTTCGAAATGTTCTTGGAAAGACCGACATTGCTTGCCTCGACGCAATATGCAATGATCTAGCAAACTTCAACAATTCAGGGTTGATACTGGGAGGATTGGAATGTCTTCGATTACATAAGACCACTAGAAATAAGATCGATGATATTCTACTCAAGAACAAAACGGAAAGCTTACTTTATGGCCTGCTTGTAGCCCCTGGAGGCAGGTTGGTGAGCGTCTTGAGACCCAAAAGACATACTCTTCACACATCAGACATGCAACTTTTATTCTCCATGATATTCAATACAAATACGTTTAAAAGTTCAGTTAGTGGAATTGATAGGACTGATGATGGAATTAGCAACGGGAACAGTACCGAAAACCTGACATTATCGCACAATGAAGATTTTTGGGTCCCTGTGTGCCTTCCAAAGTTCAATCCCAATGGATTTTTGTATGCGTTCATTCAGTTCGTggaattgaaagatgaaaggCTTATGAAGTTGCATGATTTGAATCTAGGGATACttgatgaagctgaagagCAAGATGTGCCTACTCAGTTGACGATTATTATGATAAGTGCATCCAAAGAGACATTTTTTGAAATGCGCAAAGCTTCTAATATTATTGTGCAAGACTTGAAACTGAGTCGAGCGGTTTACAGAGAACTTTATAAATCTATTGTGGGAACCCAGGGCGCAGATGGTAGTACTGGGTTACCCAGCGGTAGGGTTTCGCCGATTGATATTCCTGCTCCCTTGGTTAAGCACTTTGTGTTCAAGAGTAAAAGATACACGCAATATGTTTATTCAAGACTTCAAGGAAATaaggaggagttgaaattAGAGGATAATAAACAACTAAAGGGGCAGTTAATGATGATATATGCATATTTGCAATCAAAGCGTTCTAGCAGTGTTAGAATAGGAGGAGCCAACATTGGTTTGAATGACGATGCCCAGGAGGATTCGGCTATAGATTTCCTGAGAGAGAATTATATGGATATGATTAAATGGAAAGCTGGTACGGACTTTCTCACTGGTATTCTCATAACGACCCCTGCTTATGAGGTATTTTTAATCAACAATGGAGGCATTGTTAACAAAAAGATCATAGTTGATTCATGCAAGAGAATCATTCGGTGGTGTCGGCGAAATGAGGGAAGATTGTTCATTAAGAGTGGCGCGGTCTTCTAG
- the ATG1 gene encoding Serine/threonine-protein kinase (BUSCO:EOG09340KQC) yields MTDLPSNKVVGNFKIGPEIGRGSFANVYKGYDRRTNQPVAVKSVFRNRLKNQKLIDNLEVEISILKNLKNPHIVALLECVRTDQYFHLFMEYCSLGDLSYFIKQRDQLAERHPLVRSILQRYPSPPNSHGMNEVLVINFIKQLASALKFLRSQNLVHRDIKPQNLLLCPPTHSKEQFETKGYAGLWELPILKIADFGFARFLPSTSMAETLCGSPLYMAPEILRYEKYNAKADLWSVGAVIYEMAVGKPPFRAANHVELLKKIENAKDQISFPASAQVPQEIMRLICSLLKADPTERMGFAEFFDDPLVVCEVKRTDEPLTCALDDEHLFISEYLPKKSVTKKNIITTAVPETIKEEPVATTKVAIHPSSPTAKDDIIKSIITKSSPPPKNIKAGLKMNGKAGFSNSRRQASDNDDVIYEKDYVVVEKRTVEVNALADELNEAGSGVTAISPNDDKYLSSAHRYSSSSRSSSNASSHRKPSFSDRKTPLSISPTNALSKALGYTSSRLFGSDHQAVPRRRSSQEPQSSEQQQQRAVSAARIFEEKMLNPSGGSLGKQQQPPLRPIHSTGGKVEDSDVISRLEVLGTMAHAVSLFAEVKFSQLIPMPPSTGSLDRVSPKSSVNNVDIDPLPPFMVKSISEEGVALYVKTLSLLAQAMSVASEWWHQNAVRLTASPRLNELVQWIRLRFNESLEKAEFLRLKLAYASERISVDDPRQKDSVVAEKLIFDRALEMSRSAAMNELKNQDFYGCELSYATAIWMLEALLNNKENLSSSKSLEKLDSEDRKTVELFIDSIGNRLKVLRQKIELQNAKG; encoded by the coding sequence ATGACCGATCTTCCGTCTAACAAAGTTGTCGGTAACTTCAAAATCGGGCCCGAAATTGGTAGGGGATCTTTCGCCAATGTCTATAAGGGTTACGACCGAAGGACTAATCAACCTGTTGCTGTCAAAAGTGTCTTCAGAAACAGACTCAAAAACCAGAAACTTATTGATAATTTGGAAGTTGAGATATCAATTCTAAAAAACCTCAAGAACCCACATATTGTTGCCTTGCTGGAATGTGTACGAACAGATCAGTATTTCCATTTGTTCATGGAATATTGTTCTCTCGGTGACCTTTCATACTTCATTAAACAAAGAGACCAATTGGCCGAACGCCATCCTTTGGTTAGATCCATTCTCCAAAGATATCCGTCTCCTCCGAATAGTCATGGTATGAATGAAGTGTTGGTTATTAATTTCATCAAGCAGCTGGCTTCTGCTTTGAAATTTCTAAGATCCCAGAACTTGGTTCATCGAGATATCAAACCTCAGAATTTATTACTATGTCCTCCCACACACTCTAAAGAACAATTTGAGACAAAGGGATATGCAGGACTATGGGAGCTTCcaattttgaagattgCAGATTTCGGATTCGCCAGGTTTTTACCTTCAACGTCTATGGCTGAAACTCTATGTGGATCTCCTCTCTACATGGCACCCGAGATTTTAAGATACGAAAAGTACAATGCTAAAGCGGATTTGTGGTCAGTTGGAGCCGTCATATACGAGATGGCTGTAGGTAAGCCTCCCTTCCGGGCTGCTAATCATGTGGAGTTGttaaagaaaattgaaaacGCAAAAGATCAGATCTCTTTCCCCGCATCCGCCCAAGTTCCTCAAGAAATTATGCGTTTAATCTGCAGTTTGCTCAAAGCAGATCCGACAGAAAGAATGGGATTCGCTGAATTTTTTGACGATCCATTGGTTGTCTGTGAAGTTAAGCGTACCGATGAACCACTTACTTGTGCTCTAGACGATGAACACCTTTTCATCAGTGAGTATCTTCCTAAAAAAAGCGTtaccaaaaaaaatattatcACCACGGCGGTTCCAGAAACTATTAAGGAAGAGCCTGTAGCTACAACCAAGGTAGCTATACATCCTTCCTCGCCAACAGCAAAAGATGATATTATTAAAAGCATTATTACTAAGAGTAGTCCTCCACCCAAAAATATCAAGGCTGGGTTAAAGATGAATGGGAAAGCTGGCTTCTCCAATAGCAGACGGCAGGCCTCCGATAACGACGATGTGATTTACGAAAAAGATTatgttgttgttgaaaaaCGCACCGTTGAAGTGAATGCTCTGGCCGATGAATTAAACGAAGCAGGGTCGGGTGTTACTGCCATTTCTCCAAATGATGATAAGTATTTATCTTCTGCTCATCGatactcttcttccagcAGATCGTCCTCAAATGCTTCATCCCACAGAAAGCCCAGTTTCAGCGACAGAAAGACCCCATTATCAATAAGTCCCACAAATGCGCTCTCCAAGGCTTTGGGGTATACTTCCAGTAGACTATTCGGATCTGATCATCAAGCTGTCCCTCGCAGGCGATCATCACAGGAACCACAAAGCTCtgagcagcaacagcaaagGGCCGTTTCAGCAGCTAGgatatttgaagagaagatgttAAATCCATCAGGGGGTAGCTTGGGCAAGCAGCAGCAACCGCCTTTGCGTCCTATACATTCGACTGGGGGTAAGGTCGAAGATAGTGATGTTATATCTCGGTTAGAAGTGCTCGGAACTATGGCTCATGCAGTAAGTTTGTTCGCGGAGGTGAAATTTAGTCAGTTGATACCAATGCCTCCTTCAACGGGTTCATTAGATCGTGTTTCACCTAAATCTTCTGTGAATAATGTGGATATAGATCCTCTACCTCCTTTCATGGTGAAGTCAATCAGTGAGGAAGGTGTTGCTTTGTATGTGAAGACATTGTCCCTGCTAGCGCAAGCAATGTCTGTCGCATCAGAATGGTGGCATCAAAATGCTGTCAGACTGACTGCATCTCCTCGCTTGAATGAGTTGGTGCAATGGATCAGATTACGGTTTAATGAGTCTCTTGAGAAGGCTGAATTTCTTCGCTTGAAATTAGCATATGCCTCGGAGCGGATATCCGTGGATGATCCTCGTCAAAAAGATTCGGTTGTCGCAGAAAAGCTCATATTTGATCGTGCTTTGGAGATGTCAAGAAGTGCTGCaatgaatgaattgaagaatcaagATTTTTATGGCTGTGAATTGAGTTATGCCACTGCCATTTGGATGTTGGAGGCGCTTCTCAACAATAAGGAGAACTTAAGTTCTAGTAAATCGcttgagaagttggacTCCGAAGATCGCAAGACAGTGGAACTGTTTATTGATAGTATTGGCAACAGGTTGAAGGTGTTGAGGCAGAAGATTGAGCTACAAAACGCCAAAGGTTGA
- a CDS encoding uncharacterized protein (CAZy:GT15): MRSRRALLVLITLLVSATILGAFRLVPIDSFALRTRTKIVVEDAVYFNKDKPQEVQRENATLFSLVRNEELDGMLSSINYVETRFNKDYNYDWVFMNDQPFSEQFKTNISSAVSGRAIFYRIPEQYWEIPSWIDKAKMEKSMDFLANEGVLYARKVSYRQMCRFNSGFFYKMPIMDNYQYYWRVEPYIRFECDIPFDPFQMMRTNDYVYGFAMALLEDKKTIRKLWSTSLEFFETEHPEYVSKSNSLKFVTHDSDDNTFGSRFYNLCHYWTNFEIANLDFYRTAKYESYFRYLDKTGDFFYERWGDAPVHTLALSFMEPFDRIHYFANTGYFHNPNVDCPQDPDIYDKLHCTCRPAQSFSPLPWSCSHRFLLADEAEKAEVAKDNQRSTVVNGE; the protein is encoded by the coding sequence ATGCGTAGTAGAAGAGCTCTATTAGTATTGATTACTCTTTTGGTCAGTGCTACCATCCTTGGAGCCTTCCGTCTAGTACCAATTGACAGTTTCGCACTAAGAACGAGGACGAAAATTGTGGTCGAAGATGCCGTATATTTCAATAAAGACAAACCACAGGAAGTCCAGAGAGAGAATGCTACACTATTCAGTCTTGTGCGCAACGAGGAACTTGATGGAATGTTATCATCCATTAATTATGTCGAGACACGCTTCAACAAGGACTACAACTACGATTGGGTATTTATGAACGATCAACCTTTTTCCGAACAATTCAAAACAAACATATCCTCTGCTGTAAGCGGCAGGGCAATCTTTTACCGTATTCCTGAACAATATTGGGAGATACCGTCGTGGATCGACAAAGCCAAAATGGAGAAATCAATGGACTTCTTAGCTAACGAAGGTGTACTATATGCGCGGAAGGTGTCGTATCGTCAGATGTGCAGGTTCAACTCCGGATTCTTTTATAAGATGCCAATAATGGACAATTACCAATACTATTGGAGGGTCGAGCCCTATATCAGATTCGAGTGCGATATTCCATTTGACCCTTTCCAGATGATGAGAACTAATGATTACGTTTATGGTTTTGCAATGGCATTGCTAGAAGATAAAAAGACCATTCGTAAGCTTTGGAGCACTAGTTTAGAATTTTTTGAAACTGAGCATCCTGAGTATGTCAGTAAGTCCAACAGTCTCAAATTCGTCACTCACGACTCTGATGATAATACGTTTGGCTCCCGGTTCTACAATCTTTGCCATTACTGGACAAACTTTGAGATTGCAAATCTCGACTTTTATAGAACTGCGAAATATGAGAGTTATTTCCGTTATCTTGATAAGACTGGGGATTTCTTTTACGAGAGATGGGGCGACGCTCCCGTTCATACTCTCGCATTGTCCTTTATGGAACCTTTCGATAGAATTCACTACTTTGCAAATACTGGCTATTTCCACAATCCAAACGTCGATTGTCCACAAGATCCTGATATTTATGACAAGCTTCATTGTACTTGCAGACCCGCTCAGAGCTTCAGCCCTTTACCGTGGTCATGTTCTCATCGATTTTTACTTGCAGATGAAGCTGAGAAGGCGGAAGTTGCTAAAGACAACCAGCGTAGCACAGTAGTAAATGGAGAGTAA